One window from the genome of Acuticoccus sp. I52.16.1 encodes:
- a CDS encoding CoA ester lyase: MTADEPPLWRSLLYVPVTSERFVAGAGRRGADAVILDLEDSIPPDRKAAARAALPGAVDALAGCGSDIVVRVNAELRHLAADIEAAVRPGVDALCLPKVRSADHVRLIAELVDALERERELPAGRISFIVLIETLDALGAAGAIAAAHARVAALSLGDEDFATDAGIAACEATLAGPKQAVVFAAHRHRRLALGTLDTIADFGDVDGYAALAARSRRFGFDGAPCIHPTQVAPLNAAFTPSADEAAEADAVLAAFAAAAREGRGAVAAGGRMIDAPAVVRARAVQDRLRRIGRKADAPR; this comes from the coding sequence ATGACCGCCGACGAGCCGCCGCTGTGGCGTTCGCTCCTCTACGTGCCGGTCACGTCGGAGCGCTTCGTCGCCGGCGCGGGCCGGCGGGGCGCGGACGCCGTCATCCTCGATCTGGAGGATTCCATCCCGCCCGACCGCAAGGCCGCGGCGCGGGCCGCGTTGCCCGGCGCCGTCGACGCGCTGGCGGGCTGCGGCAGCGACATCGTCGTGCGGGTGAACGCGGAGTTGCGGCACCTGGCGGCGGACATCGAGGCGGCCGTGCGTCCCGGTGTGGATGCCTTGTGTCTGCCCAAGGTCCGCTCGGCCGACCATGTGCGGCTGATCGCAGAACTGGTGGACGCGCTGGAGCGTGAACGAGAGCTGCCGGCCGGGCGCATCTCCTTCATCGTCCTGATCGAGACGCTGGACGCGCTGGGCGCGGCGGGCGCCATCGCCGCGGCGCACGCGCGCGTCGCGGCGCTGAGCCTGGGCGACGAGGATTTCGCCACCGACGCCGGGATCGCGGCCTGTGAGGCGACGCTCGCCGGACCCAAGCAAGCGGTCGTCTTCGCCGCGCACCGGCACCGCCGGCTGGCGCTCGGCACGCTCGACACCATCGCCGACTTCGGCGACGTCGACGGGTACGCCGCGCTGGCCGCCCGCTCCCGGCGCTTCGGCTTCGACGGCGCGCCCTGCATCCACCCCACCCAGGTCGCTCCGCTCAACGCCGCCTTCACGCCGAGCGCGGACGAAGCCGCCGAGGCCGACGCCGTCCTCGCCGCGTTCGCCGCGGCGGCCCGCGAGGGACGCGGCGCCGTCGCCGCCGGCGGACGCATGATCGACGCGCCCGCGGTGGTCCGCGCCCGCGCCGTCCAGGATCGCCTGAGGCGTATCGGCCGGAAGGCCGACGCCCCGCGATGA
- a CDS encoding transporter substrate-binding domain-containing protein, producing the protein MRIETLMQLPAATALALGLAFAVPAHADTLAEVQEAGKLVVATEMQFPPFDFMVNGEYTGVDKDLLDEVGKELGVEMEYVDLPWTSVLPGLEAGKYDFVGAPLNASQARLERYAFSSPIAYSGNAFVKRKGNDEITGPESLAGKTVGVIKASSTLKQVTAYSETLPEPIEVREYSDMLGVYADVANGRIDAGASSVPNVSYASVQRPDQLEVVQPPFGQPNYYGWVTRKDPADASLIEAISAALETMKEDGRMAEIQMKWFGQTEDLPDTMPDPGF; encoded by the coding sequence TTGAGGATCGAGACGTTGATGCAGCTGCCGGCCGCGACGGCCCTAGCCCTGGGCCTGGCCTTCGCCGTGCCCGCCCACGCCGACACGCTTGCCGAGGTCCAGGAGGCCGGCAAGCTCGTGGTCGCCACCGAGATGCAATTCCCGCCGTTCGACTTCATGGTGAACGGTGAGTACACCGGCGTCGACAAGGATCTGCTCGACGAGGTCGGCAAGGAGCTGGGCGTCGAGATGGAGTACGTCGACCTGCCGTGGACCAGCGTTCTGCCGGGTCTGGAAGCGGGCAAGTACGACTTCGTCGGCGCCCCGCTCAACGCCTCCCAGGCGCGCCTGGAGCGCTACGCCTTCTCGAGCCCGATCGCCTACTCGGGCAACGCCTTCGTGAAGCGCAAAGGCAACGACGAGATCACCGGTCCGGAGAGCCTCGCCGGCAAGACCGTCGGCGTCATCAAGGCCAGCTCCACGTTGAAGCAGGTCACCGCCTACTCCGAGACCCTCCCGGAGCCGATCGAGGTCCGCGAATATTCCGACATGCTGGGCGTCTACGCCGACGTCGCCAACGGCCGGATCGATGCCGGCGCCTCCTCGGTGCCCAACGTCTCCTACGCGTCGGTCCAGCGCCCCGACCAGCTGGAGGTCGTCCAGCCGCCGTTCGGCCAGCCGAACTATTATGGCTGGGTGACGCGCAAGGATCCGGCGGACGCCAGCCTCATCGAGGCGATCTCGGCCGCGCTCGAGACCATGAAGGAAGACGGCCGCATGGCCGAGATCCAGATGAAGTGGTTCGGTCAGACCGAGGACCTGCCCGACACGATGCCGGATCCGGGGTTCTGA
- a CDS encoding amino acid ABC transporter permease: MNTQDWQTAIPFLLEGLGVTLYVSLAGTALGCVIGLAVAAMRGGPVLPLSLLARVYVSFFRGVPLLVQMLLFYNFLPFVGIDLSAPASAIGALGLVGGAYIAEILRGARAAIPGGQVEAARAFGYAPVTIWRTILLPQMVRIAMPAITSEFILLVKASSLISVVGLAELTRVAQGFAASTFRPMEFYLAAAALYLVTNLLVAAGGRAIERKFSRGAA; this comes from the coding sequence ATGAACACACAAGACTGGCAGACCGCGATCCCGTTCCTTCTGGAGGGTCTCGGCGTCACGCTCTACGTGTCGTTGGCGGGCACGGCGCTCGGCTGCGTCATCGGCCTGGCGGTCGCTGCTATGCGGGGCGGCCCGGTGCTGCCCCTGTCGCTGCTGGCGCGGGTCTATGTGAGTTTCTTCCGCGGCGTGCCGCTGCTGGTGCAGATGCTCCTGTTCTACAATTTCCTGCCCTTCGTCGGCATCGACCTGTCGGCCCCGGCCTCGGCCATCGGCGCGCTGGGGCTCGTCGGCGGTGCCTATATCGCCGAGATCCTGCGCGGCGCGCGGGCGGCGATCCCCGGCGGGCAGGTCGAGGCGGCGCGGGCCTTCGGCTATGCGCCGGTCACGATCTGGCGAACGATCCTGCTGCCGCAGATGGTGCGCATCGCGATGCCGGCCATCACCAGCGAGTTCATCCTGCTGGTGAAGGCGTCCTCGCTGATCTCCGTGGTGGGGCTGGCGGAGCTGACGCGCGTGGCCCAGGGGTTCGCGGCGTCGACCTTCCGGCCGATGGAGTTCTACCTCGCCGCCGCGGCGCTCTACCTCGTCACCAATCTCCTCGTCGCCGCCGGTGGGCGCGCGATCGAGCGCAAATTCTCCCGCGGGGCCGCCTGA
- a CDS encoding amino acid ABC transporter permease: MNLDPGVVVAYLPAIGHGLLLTLFAWIVSSVLGIALGLGLALAGGSRLAPLRWTVRGYIELMRCTPILVQLLLVYGGGPSIGLFLEPMEAGILVLTAHGAAYFAEIFRGGFAAVPAGQVEAAHSLGMHPLAILRRVTLPIALTAALPGMINMIINVCKETAVLSIITVPELTFEVQKMSIETFAAFEAIFMLAVGYWVLVELFSVVGRAVEVRINRHLTLKEA, from the coding sequence ATGAACCTCGACCCCGGCGTCGTCGTCGCCTACCTGCCGGCAATCGGCCACGGGCTGCTGCTGACCCTCTTCGCGTGGATCGTCTCCTCGGTCCTGGGGATCGCCCTGGGGTTGGGGCTGGCGCTGGCGGGCGGCTCACGCCTCGCGCCGCTGCGCTGGACCGTCCGCGGCTATATCGAACTCATGCGCTGCACGCCGATCCTGGTGCAGCTCCTCCTCGTCTACGGCGGCGGCCCGTCCATCGGGCTGTTCCTGGAGCCGATGGAGGCCGGGATCCTGGTGCTCACCGCCCACGGCGCGGCCTACTTCGCGGAGATCTTCCGTGGCGGCTTCGCGGCCGTGCCGGCGGGGCAGGTCGAGGCGGCGCACAGCCTGGGCATGCATCCGCTGGCGATCCTGCGGCGGGTGACGCTGCCGATCGCCCTCACGGCGGCCCTGCCGGGGATGATCAACATGATCATCAACGTGTGCAAGGAGACGGCGGTCCTGTCGATCATCACCGTCCCGGAGCTGACCTTCGAGGTTCAGAAGATGTCGATCGAGACGTTCGCGGCATTCGAGGCCATCTTCATGCTCGCGGTCGGCTACTGGGTGCTGGTCGAGCTGTTCTCGGTCGTCGGCCGCGCCGTCGAGGTCCGCATCAACCGACACTTGACCCTGAAGGAAGCGTGA
- a CDS encoding amino acid ABC transporter ATP-binding protein, translated as MSACVVEISGLAKSFGQTEVLRDIDLTVNRSEVVCLIGPSGSGKSTLLRCINFLEPYNRGTVKINGRTIGYVDRGGRRKPMSARQLRGERRNIGMVFQQFNLWPHMTATENVAEPLIRVKGVAKAAAMEKAGALLARVGLAERAAAFPSNLSGGQQQRVAIARALSMDPELMLFDEPTSALDPELVGEVLEVMRDLAREGMTMVVVTHEMGFAANAADRVAFLDGGRIVQCGTPQAVLKDSTEPRVRQFLKTYHARNDF; from the coding sequence ATGAGCGCCTGCGTCGTCGAAATCTCCGGCCTGGCCAAGAGCTTCGGGCAGACCGAGGTTCTGCGGGACATCGATCTCACGGTGAACCGTTCGGAGGTGGTGTGCCTGATCGGCCCGAGCGGCTCGGGCAAGAGCACGCTGCTGCGCTGCATCAACTTCCTCGAGCCGTACAATCGCGGCACGGTGAAGATCAACGGCCGGACCATCGGCTATGTCGACCGCGGCGGGCGGCGCAAGCCGATGTCCGCGCGCCAGCTGCGGGGCGAGCGGCGCAACATCGGAATGGTGTTCCAGCAGTTCAACCTGTGGCCGCACATGACCGCGACCGAGAACGTCGCCGAGCCGCTCATCCGCGTCAAAGGCGTGGCGAAGGCGGCGGCGATGGAGAAGGCGGGGGCGCTGCTCGCCCGCGTCGGCCTCGCCGAGCGGGCCGCCGCCTTTCCGAGCAACCTGTCCGGCGGCCAGCAGCAGCGCGTGGCGATCGCTCGCGCGCTGTCGATGGATCCCGAGCTGATGCTGTTCGACGAGCCGACCTCCGCGCTCGACCCCGAGCTGGTCGGCGAGGTGCTCGAAGTCATGCGCGACCTGGCGCGCGAGGGCATGACGATGGTGGTCGTCACCCACGAGATGGGCTTCGCCGCCAACGCGGCCGACCGGGTGGCCTTCCTCGACGGGGGGCGCATCGTCCAGTGCGGCACCCCGCAGGCGGTGTTGAAGGACAGCACGGAGCCGCGGGTGCGGCAGTTCCTGAAGACCTACCATGCCCGCAACGACTTCTAG
- a CDS encoding C-terminal binding protein, producing MTPIVLAPDATPADLDLERAAAAGALAFRHFNETDPAGIPDEAWRGCDAVLKWKSMQLTAEVIAKLERCRFIVRVGVGTDNIDIDAARACGIPVANVPNYGTTEVADHGMALLLSLARGIEPYQTRLRADLVNGSVSTGVPTVRRLRGAVFGCVGLGRIGSAMARRARGFDMDVVYFDPALPSGHELGAGLRRARDLDSLLAEADVVSLHAPLTEATRGLMNAARFAAMKPGATLVNIARGPLVDLDALEGALRSGHLAAAGLDVLPEEPPTGGHPLLTAWQNREPWLDGRLAVTPDAAYFSAASYRDMRTFSVETLRAGLLHGEFRDVVNPGWEAYRRA from the coding sequence GTGACCCCGATCGTCCTGGCGCCGGACGCCACGCCCGCCGACCTCGACCTGGAGCGTGCGGCCGCCGCCGGTGCGCTCGCTTTCCGCCACTTCAACGAGACCGACCCGGCCGGCATCCCGGACGAGGCGTGGCGCGGCTGCGACGCCGTCCTCAAGTGGAAGTCGATGCAGCTGACGGCGGAGGTGATCGCCAAGCTGGAGCGGTGCCGCTTCATCGTGCGCGTCGGCGTCGGGACCGACAATATCGATATCGACGCGGCCCGCGCGTGCGGCATCCCGGTGGCCAACGTGCCCAACTACGGCACAACCGAGGTGGCGGACCACGGCATGGCGCTGCTCCTGTCGCTGGCGCGCGGCATCGAGCCGTATCAGACGCGATTGCGGGCCGACCTGGTGAACGGGTCCGTCTCCACCGGGGTGCCGACGGTGCGGCGCTTGCGGGGGGCGGTTTTCGGTTGCGTCGGGCTGGGGCGTATCGGCAGTGCCATGGCGCGCCGGGCCCGCGGGTTCGACATGGACGTCGTCTACTTCGATCCGGCGCTGCCGTCCGGGCACGAGCTGGGCGCCGGCCTCCGGCGTGCACGAGACCTCGACTCGCTGCTGGCGGAGGCGGACGTGGTCAGCCTGCATGCGCCGCTGACCGAGGCGACGCGCGGGCTCATGAACGCCGCCCGCTTCGCGGCGATGAAGCCGGGGGCGACCCTCGTCAACATCGCCCGCGGCCCGCTCGTCGACCTCGATGCGCTGGAGGGGGCGCTGCGGTCCGGCCACCTCGCGGCGGCGGGGCTCGACGTGCTTCCGGAGGAGCCGCCCACCGGCGGCCACCCGCTGCTGACGGCGTGGCAGAACCGCGAGCCGTGGCTCGACGGCCGCCTCGCCGTGACGCCGGATGCGGCCTACTTCTCCGCCGCCAGCTACCGGGACATGCGCACCTTCTCGGTCGAGACGCTGCGCGCCGGCCTGCTGCACGGCGAGTTCCGCGACGTGGTGAACCCCGGCTGGGAGGCGTACCGCAGGGCCTGA
- the hutU gene encoding urocanate hydratase has translation MADPRHNTRDVTAPRGTTLNAKSWLTEAPLRMLMNNLDAEVAERPHELVVYGGIGRAARTWDDFDRIVASLKTLEDDETLLVQSGKPVGVFRTHADAPRVLIANSNLVPHWATWEHFNELDRRGLAMYGQMTAGSWIYIGTQGIVQGTYETFVEAGRQHYDGDLTGRWILTGGLGGMGGAQPLAAVMAGACCLAVECDETRVDFRLRTRYLDAKAHTLDEALEMIAAWTAAGEAKSVGLIGNAAEIFPALVARGVEPDIVTDQTSAHDPIHGYLPAGWTVGEWRARQETDPKAVEAAARASMKVHVKAMVDFWNAGVPTLDYGNNIRQVAKEEGLDNAFAFPGFVPAYIRPLFCRGVGPFRWAALSGDPEDIYKTDAKVKELLPHDEHLHNWLDMARERIAFQGLPARICWVGLGERHRLGLAFNEMVRTGELKAPIVIGRDHLDSGSVASPNRETEAMKDGSDAVSDWPLLNALLNTASGATWVSLHHGGGVGMGFSQHSGMVICCDGTADADRRLARVLWNDPATGVMRHADAGYQIAIDCAREKGLKLPAILGE, from the coding sequence ATGGCTGACCCCCGCCACAACACACGCGACGTCACCGCCCCCCGCGGCACGACCCTCAACGCCAAGAGCTGGCTGACCGAGGCGCCGCTGCGGATGCTCATGAACAACCTCGACGCGGAGGTCGCCGAGCGACCGCACGAGCTGGTCGTCTACGGCGGCATCGGCCGGGCCGCCCGCACCTGGGACGACTTCGACCGCATCGTCGCCAGCCTGAAGACGCTGGAGGACGACGAAACGTTGCTGGTGCAGTCCGGCAAGCCGGTCGGCGTGTTCAGGACCCATGCCGACGCGCCGCGCGTCCTCATCGCCAACTCCAACCTGGTGCCGCATTGGGCGACGTGGGAGCACTTCAACGAACTCGATCGGCGCGGCCTCGCCATGTACGGGCAGATGACCGCCGGCTCGTGGATCTACATCGGCACCCAGGGCATCGTGCAGGGCACCTACGAGACCTTCGTGGAGGCCGGGCGGCAGCATTATGACGGCGACCTCACCGGCCGCTGGATCCTGACCGGCGGGCTCGGCGGCATGGGCGGCGCGCAACCGCTGGCGGCGGTGATGGCCGGAGCCTGCTGCCTCGCCGTCGAGTGCGACGAGACCCGCGTCGATTTCCGCCTGCGCACCCGCTACCTCGACGCCAAGGCACACACGCTGGACGAGGCGCTGGAGATGATCGCCGCCTGGACCGCGGCCGGCGAAGCGAAGTCCGTCGGCCTCATCGGCAACGCCGCCGAGATCTTCCCCGCGCTCGTCGCCCGCGGCGTCGAGCCGGACATCGTCACCGACCAGACGTCGGCCCACGACCCCATCCACGGCTACCTGCCGGCCGGCTGGACGGTCGGCGAGTGGCGCGCCCGTCAGGAGACGGACCCCAAGGCGGTCGAGGCCGCGGCCCGCGCGTCGATGAAGGTGCACGTCAAAGCGATGGTGGACTTCTGGAACGCCGGCGTGCCGACGCTGGACTACGGCAACAACATCCGCCAGGTCGCCAAGGAGGAAGGGCTCGACAACGCCTTCGCCTTCCCCGGCTTCGTGCCGGCCTACATCCGCCCCCTATTCTGCCGTGGCGTCGGGCCGTTCCGCTGGGCCGCGCTGTCGGGCGACCCGGAGGACATCTACAAGACCGACGCCAAGGTGAAGGAGCTGCTGCCGCACGACGAGCACCTTCACAACTGGCTCGACATGGCGCGCGAGCGCATCGCCTTCCAGGGGCTGCCGGCGCGCATCTGTTGGGTCGGGCTCGGCGAGCGCCACCGTCTCGGCCTGGCCTTCAACGAGATGGTGCGCACGGGCGAGCTGAAGGCGCCCATCGTGATCGGCCGCGACCACCTCGATTCGGGCTCCGTCGCCTCCCCCAACCGCGAGACGGAGGCGATGAAGGACGGCTCGGACGCGGTGAGCGACTGGCCGCTGCTGAACGCCCTCCTCAACACCGCGTCCGGCGCGACGTGGGTGTCGCTGCACCACGGCGGCGGCGTGGGCATGGGCTTCTCGCAGCACTCCGGCATGGTGATCTGCTGCGACGGCACCGCGGACGCCGACCGCCGCCTCGCCCGCGTCCTGTGGAACGACCCGGCGACGGGCGTCATGCGCCACGCCGACGCCGGATACCAGATCGCCATCGACTGCGCGCGCGAGAAGGGCCTCAAGCTGCCCGCGATCCTGGGCGAATGA
- the hutH gene encoding histidine ammonia-lyase, translating to MSLVLRPGDVTLRDLATLYWDGVPARLDPAFDAGIERAAARIAAIAAGNAPVYGVNTGFGKLASITIDAADTATLQRNLILSHCCGVGAPLGEDVVRLVMALKLISLGRGASGVRLELVRLVEAMLARGVIPVIPEKGSVGASGDLAPLAHLAAVMMGEGEAVVNAERLPGRVALERAGLEPVVLAAKEGLALINGTQVSTALALAGLLRAHRAAQAALVTGAMSTDAAMGSSAPFVAEIHTLRGHQGQIDTAAALRALLAGSAIRESHIEGDERVQDPYCIRCQPQVDGACLDLLRNAARTLVVEANAVTDNPLVLSDDSVVSGGNFHAEPVAFAADQIALAVCEIGAIAQRRIALLVDPALSYGLPAFLAKAPGLNSGLMIAEVTSAALMSENKQMAHPASVDSTPTSANQEDHVSMACHGARRLLAMTANLFAIIGIEAVTAAQGVEFRAPLATSPELTKAIAVLRASVPTLDVDRYLAPDLEAAGALVADGRLVASVGAECRVTLDGA from the coding sequence ATGAGTCTCGTCCTGCGCCCCGGCGACGTCACCCTCCGCGACCTCGCCACCCTGTACTGGGACGGCGTGCCCGCCCGCCTGGACCCGGCCTTCGACGCCGGCATCGAGCGGGCCGCCGCGCGGATCGCCGCGATCGCCGCCGGAAACGCGCCCGTCTACGGGGTGAACACCGGGTTCGGCAAGCTCGCCTCCATCACCATCGACGCCGCGGACACCGCCACGCTGCAGCGCAATCTCATTCTCTCCCACTGCTGCGGCGTCGGCGCGCCGCTGGGCGAGGACGTCGTGCGGCTCGTCATGGCGCTGAAGCTCATCTCGCTCGGCCGTGGCGCGTCGGGCGTGCGGCTGGAACTCGTCCGCCTCGTCGAGGCCATGCTGGCGCGCGGCGTGATCCCCGTCATCCCGGAGAAGGGCTCGGTCGGCGCGTCGGGCGATCTGGCACCTCTCGCCCACCTCGCGGCCGTGATGATGGGCGAGGGCGAGGCGGTGGTGAACGCCGAGCGCCTCCCCGGCCGCGTGGCGCTGGAGCGCGCCGGCCTCGAACCGGTGGTCCTCGCCGCCAAGGAGGGCCTCGCCCTGATCAACGGCACGCAGGTCTCCACCGCGCTGGCGCTGGCAGGGCTGTTGCGCGCCCACCGCGCGGCACAGGCCGCCCTCGTCACCGGCGCGATGTCGACCGATGCGGCGATGGGCTCCTCCGCCCCCTTCGTCGCCGAGATCCACACCCTGCGCGGCCATCAGGGGCAGATCGACACCGCCGCCGCGTTGCGGGCCCTGCTCGCCGGCTCCGCCATCCGCGAAAGCCACATCGAGGGAGACGAGCGCGTGCAGGATCCCTACTGCATCCGCTGCCAGCCCCAGGTGGACGGAGCCTGCCTCGACCTCCTGCGCAACGCGGCGCGCACCCTCGTCGTCGAGGCGAATGCCGTGACCGACAACCCGCTCGTCCTGTCCGACGACAGCGTCGTCTCGGGCGGCAACTTCCACGCCGAGCCGGTCGCCTTCGCGGCCGACCAGATCGCCCTGGCGGTCTGCGAGATCGGCGCCATCGCGCAGCGGCGCATCGCGCTGCTGGTCGACCCGGCCCTCTCCTACGGGCTGCCGGCCTTCCTGGCCAAGGCGCCGGGGCTGAACTCCGGCCTGATGATCGCCGAGGTCACGTCGGCGGCGCTGATGAGCGAGAACAAGCAGATGGCGCACCCGGCCTCGGTGGATTCCACGCCGACGTCGGCCAACCAGGAGGACCACGTATCCATGGCCTGCCACGGCGCGCGGCGGTTGTTGGCGATGACGGCGAACCTCTTCGCCATCATCGGGATCGAGGCCGTCACCGCGGCGCAGGGGGTCGAGTTCCGCGCCCCGCTCGCCACCAGCCCGGAGCTGACCAAGGCGATCGCAGTGCTGCGCGCCAGCGTTCCCACGCTCGACGTCGACCGCTACCTGGCCCCGGACCTCGAGGCCGCCGGCGCGCTCGTCGCCGACGGGCGCCTCGTGGCTAGCGTCGGCGCCGAGTGCCGTGTCACGCTGGACGGCGCGTGA
- the hutI gene encoding imidazolonepropionase: MAQGDRIWRNARLATLDPDRDGLGEVADGAIAVRGGRIRYAGAAADLPPDLAADAREVDCAGRLATPGFIDCHTHLVHAGHRAREFQMRLAGASYEEIARAGGGIVSTVTDVRAAGEDQLVAESLPRLAALKAEGVTTVEVKSGYGLTVADELKMLRAARRLGDEGVTVVTSYLGAHAVPADYRGRAGAFVDDVVIPGLEAAHAEGLADAVDGFCEGIAFSPGEIARVFDAAARLGLPVKLHADQLSDLEGGALAARYGALSADHLEYLNAAGAAAMAQAGTVAVLLPGAFYVLRETRKPPVATLREAGTAIAIATDNNPGSSPLTSPLLTMNMAATFFGLTVDECIAGLTREAARALGLQDSVGTLTAGKAADFCLWDVTEPAELVYRIGYNPLAARVVRGVADNTLEPRP, encoded by the coding sequence ATGGCACAAGGCGATCGGATCTGGCGCAACGCGCGCCTCGCCACTCTCGACCCGGACCGTGACGGCCTCGGCGAGGTCGCGGACGGGGCGATCGCGGTGCGGGGCGGCAGGATCCGCTATGCCGGCGCCGCGGCGGACCTGCCGCCGGATCTCGCGGCCGATGCGCGGGAGGTGGACTGCGCCGGCCGCCTGGCGACGCCCGGCTTCATCGACTGCCACACCCATCTGGTCCACGCCGGCCACCGTGCGCGCGAGTTCCAGATGCGTCTGGCGGGCGCCTCCTACGAGGAGATCGCGCGGGCGGGCGGCGGCATCGTCTCCACCGTCACCGACGTGCGGGCCGCCGGCGAGGACCAGCTCGTCGCCGAGAGCCTCCCCCGCCTCGCGGCGCTGAAGGCCGAGGGCGTGACCACCGTGGAGGTGAAGTCGGGCTATGGCCTCACTGTGGCGGACGAGCTGAAGATGCTGCGTGCGGCGCGGCGGCTCGGCGACGAAGGCGTCACCGTCGTCACATCCTACCTCGGCGCCCACGCGGTGCCGGCGGACTATCGCGGCCGCGCCGGCGCCTTCGTCGACGATGTGGTGATCCCGGGCCTCGAGGCCGCCCACGCCGAGGGGCTCGCCGACGCCGTCGACGGGTTCTGCGAGGGGATCGCCTTTTCGCCGGGCGAGATCGCCCGCGTGTTCGACGCCGCGGCGCGCCTGGGCCTCCCCGTCAAACTGCACGCCGACCAGCTCTCCGACCTGGAGGGCGGTGCGCTGGCGGCCCGCTACGGTGCCCTGTCGGCGGATCACCTCGAATATCTGAACGCCGCGGGCGCCGCCGCGATGGCGCAGGCCGGCACCGTCGCCGTCCTGCTGCCGGGCGCCTTCTACGTCCTGCGCGAGACGCGCAAGCCTCCGGTCGCGACCCTGCGCGAGGCCGGCACAGCCATCGCCATCGCCACCGACAACAACCCCGGCTCCTCGCCGCTGACCTCCCCGCTGCTCACCATGAACATGGCGGCGACCTTCTTCGGCCTGACAGTGGACGAGTGCATCGCCGGCCTCACCCGCGAGGCGGCCCGTGCGCTCGGCCTCCAAGACAGCGTCGGCACGCTGACGGCCGGAAAGGCGGCCGACTTCTGCCTCTGGGACGTGACCGAGCCCGCCGAGCTGGTCTACCGCATCGGATACAACCCGCTCGCGGCCCGCGTCGTGCGTGGCGTCGCGGACAACACCCTGGAGCCGCGCCCATGA